A single window of Lysobacter oculi DNA harbors:
- the asnS gene encoding asparagine--tRNA ligase has product MTTTSVAQTLAGHLPEGGQVTVKGWVRTVRGSANLAFVNVSDGSGFAPIQVVASDTLSNLDEVKRLTPGCAVIASGKLVKSQGKGQGFEIQADAVEVVGWVEDPLTYPIQPKPMSPEFLREVAHLRPRTNLFGAVTRIRHCLAQAVHRFFHERGFYWISTPIITTSDAEGAGQMFRVSTLDMANLPRGKDGAVDFSRDFFGKETFLTVSGQLNVEAYCLALSKVYTFGPTFRAENSHTTRHLAEFWMIEPEIAFADLNDDADLAEDFLKYLFRAVLDERGDDMAFIAERVQPDAVTRLETFINAPFERIDYTDAIGLLQKSGKKFEFPVEWGLDLQTEHERWLTEEHVGRPVVVMNYPEAIKAFYMRLNDDGRTVAAMDVLAPGIGEIIGGSQREERLDVLDARMQQFGLDPEHYSWYRDFRRYGSVPHAGFGLGFERLVVYTCGLSNIRDAIAYPRAPGSAEF; this is encoded by the coding sequence ATGACGACGACTTCCGTGGCCCAGACACTGGCCGGCCATCTCCCCGAAGGAGGCCAGGTGACGGTGAAAGGCTGGGTGCGCACGGTGCGCGGCTCGGCCAATCTCGCCTTCGTCAACGTCAGTGACGGTTCCGGCTTCGCGCCGATCCAGGTGGTCGCCTCCGATACGCTGTCCAATCTGGACGAAGTGAAGCGGCTGACGCCGGGCTGCGCGGTCATCGCCAGTGGCAAGCTGGTGAAGTCGCAGGGCAAGGGCCAGGGCTTCGAAATCCAGGCCGATGCCGTCGAAGTCGTCGGCTGGGTCGAGGATCCCCTCACCTACCCCATCCAGCCGAAGCCGATGTCGCCGGAGTTCCTGCGCGAAGTGGCCCACCTGCGCCCGCGCACCAACCTGTTCGGCGCGGTCACCCGCATCCGCCATTGCCTGGCGCAGGCGGTGCACCGCTTCTTCCACGAGCGCGGCTTCTACTGGATCTCGACGCCGATCATCACCACCAGCGACGCCGAAGGCGCCGGCCAGATGTTCCGCGTCTCCACGCTGGACATGGCCAACCTGCCGCGCGGCAAGGATGGCGCGGTGGACTTCAGCCGCGACTTCTTCGGCAAGGAAACCTTCCTGACCGTGTCCGGCCAGTTGAACGTCGAGGCTTACTGCCTGGCGCTGAGCAAGGTCTACACCTTCGGGCCAACCTTCCGCGCCGAGAACAGCCACACCACGCGCCATCTGGCCGAGTTCTGGATGATCGAGCCGGAGATCGCCTTCGCCGATCTCAATGACGATGCCGATCTGGCCGAAGACTTCCTCAAATACCTGTTCCGCGCCGTGCTGGACGAGCGCGGCGACGACATGGCCTTCATCGCCGAGCGCGTGCAGCCCGATGCCGTCACGCGGCTGGAAACCTTCATCAACGCGCCGTTCGAGCGCATCGACTACACCGATGCCATCGGCCTGCTGCAGAAGAGCGGCAAGAAGTTCGAATTCCCGGTCGAATGGGGCCTGGACCTGCAGACCGAGCACGAGCGCTGGCTGACCGAGGAACACGTCGGCCGCCCGGTCGTGGTGATGAACTACCCGGAGGCGATCAAGGCCTTCTATATGCGCCTCAACGACGACGGCCGCACCGTGGCCGCGATGGACGTGCTGGCGCCCGGCATCGGCGAGATCATCGGCGGCTCGCAGCGCGAGGAACGGCTCGATGTGCTGGACGCGCGCATGCAGCAGTTCGGGCTCGATCCCGAGCACTACAGCTGGTACCGCGATTTCCGACGTTACGGTTCGGTGCCGCACGCCGGCTTCGGGCTGGGCTTTGAGCGGCTGGTGGTCTACACCTGCGGCCTGTCCAACATCCGCGACGCCATCGCCTACCCGCGCGCGCCGGGCAGCGCGGAGTTCTGA
- a CDS encoding HesB/IscA family protein has product MAVTLAPAALERVRGYLAAEPAKAGLRFGVKRTGCSGWGYVIGLADAAEPGDTAFEHEGIWILVDADSLSLVDGTEIDFLKAGLNEQFVFRNPNVQGECGCGESFTTDADKVA; this is encoded by the coding sequence ATGGCCGTCACCCTTGCTCCCGCCGCCCTCGAACGCGTCCGTGGCTACCTCGCCGCCGAACCGGCGAAGGCCGGGCTGCGTTTCGGCGTCAAGCGCACCGGATGCTCCGGCTGGGGCTATGTGATCGGCCTGGCCGACGCGGCGGAGCCGGGCGATACGGCGTTCGAGCACGAAGGCATCTGGATCCTGGTCGATGCCGACAGCCTGTCGCTGGTCGACGGCACCGAGATCGACTTCCTGAAGGCCGGCCTGAACGAGCAGTTCGTCTTCCGCAACCCCAATGTGCAGGGCGAATGCGGCTGCGGCGAAAGCTTCACCACCGACGCCGACAAGGTCGCCTGA
- the rpsF gene encoding 30S ribosomal protein S6 has protein sequence MRHYEVVFLVHPDQSEQVPAMIERYKGLIENAGGTVHRMEDWGRRMLAYPINNLVKAHYAMFNIECEQDALNELVDSFRFNDAILRHLIIKRDDAVTEQSLIMKNKDEKGDKPERGERRRRDDEASEASSDDTDNAEAA, from the coding sequence ATGCGTCATTACGAAGTCGTGTTCCTGGTCCATCCGGACCAGAGCGAACAGGTGCCGGCCATGATCGAGCGCTACAAGGGCCTGATCGAGAACGCCGGTGGCACCGTCCACCGCATGGAAGACTGGGGCCGCCGCATGCTGGCCTACCCGATCAACAACCTGGTCAAGGCGCACTACGCGATGTTCAACATCGAGTGCGAGCAGGACGCGCTGAACGAGCTGGTCGACAGCTTCCGCTTCAACGACGCCATCCTGCGCCACCTGATCATCAAGCGTGACGATGCCGTCACCGAGCAGTCCCTGATCATGAAGAACAAGGACGAGAAGGGCGACAAGCCCGAGCGCGGCGAGCGCCGCCGTCGTGACGACGAGGCTTCCGAAGCTTCCAGCGACGACACCGACAACGCCGAAGCCGCCTGA
- the rpsR gene encoding 30S ribosomal protein S18, whose translation MSKFFRRRKFCKFTAEGVTEIDYKDLNTLRQYLTETGKIVPSRITGTKSRYQRQLATAVKRARFLALLPYTDNHDV comes from the coding sequence ATGTCCAAGTTCTTCCGCCGCCGCAAGTTCTGCAAGTTCACCGCCGAAGGCGTGACCGAGATCGACTACAAGGATCTCAACACCCTGCGCCAGTACCTGACCGAGACCGGCAAGATCGTCCCGAGCCGCATCACCGGCACCAAGTCGCGCTACCAGCGCCAGCTGGCGACCGCGGTCAAGCGTGCGCGGTTCCTCGCGCTGCTGCCGTACACCGACAACCACGACGTCTGA
- the rplI gene encoding 50S ribosomal protein L9, which produces MKLILLQKVQNLGKLGDTVDVKPGFGRNYLVPQGKAVPATAANLATFEAKRAEYEAKAQAAHDEAESRRAKLEGASVTIRANASNEGKLFGSVTPRDIAEAFTAAGFPLTKSEVVMGEGPLRHVGEYEVMAHFAADVETPVKVIVEAEEA; this is translated from the coding sequence ATGAAGCTCATCCTCCTGCAGAAAGTGCAGAACCTCGGCAAGCTCGGCGACACCGTCGACGTGAAGCCCGGCTTCGGCCGCAACTACCTCGTGCCGCAGGGCAAGGCCGTGCCGGCGACCGCCGCCAACCTGGCCACCTTCGAAGCCAAGCGCGCCGAGTACGAAGCCAAGGCCCAGGCCGCCCATGACGAGGCGGAATCCCGCCGCGCCAAGCTGGAAGGCGCCAGCGTCACCATCCGCGCCAACGCTTCCAACGAAGGCAAGCTGTTCGGCTCGGTGACCCCGCGCGACATCGCCGAGGCGTTCACCGCCGCCGGCTTCCCGCTCACCAAGAGCGAAGTCGTGATGGGTGAAGGCCCGCTGCGCCACGTGGGCGAGTACGAAGTCATGGCCCATTTCGCCGCCGACGTGGAAACGCCGGTCAAGGTGATCGTGGAAGCCGAAGAAGCCTGA
- a CDS encoding replicative DNA helicase → MSSRPADFSGSGRSPDRFADSRVQQLRLPPQSVEAEQAVLGGLMLAPEAFDRVSDLLGEQDFYRRDHQLIYRAIRELAERNRPFDAVTLGEWFESQGKAEQVAGGAYLVELASTTPSAANIRAYAEIVRDKAVLRQLIDVGTGIVNDAFQPEGRESTELLAKAEQEVFAIAEAGSRGRADFVAVNAAMKEAMEVLQQRFDNGGSVTGLPTGYTEFDEMTAGLQPTDLLILAARPSMGKTTLAINMAEYAAMKTKKAVAVFSMEMSASQLALRLMSSVGRVNAGRLRTGQLEDEDWSRVSSAVRILKDVKIFIDDTPALSPDVLRSKSRRLKREHDLGLIVIDYLQLMAVPGNSENRATEISEISRSLKALAKELNVPVIALSQLNRSLEQRQDKRPVMADLRESGAIEQDADVIVFIYRDEYYNKENSPDKGLAEVIIGKQRNGPTGSFKLKFFGEYTRFDNLAHDSVGSFE, encoded by the coding sequence ATGTCCAGTCGTCCCGCTGATTTTTCCGGATCCGGCCGCTCCCCGGACCGCTTCGCCGACAGCCGCGTCCAGCAATTGCGCCTGCCGCCGCAGTCGGTGGAGGCTGAGCAGGCGGTGCTGGGTGGCCTGATGCTGGCGCCGGAGGCCTTCGATCGCGTCTCCGACCTGCTGGGCGAACAGGATTTCTACCGCCGCGACCACCAGCTGATCTATCGCGCGATCCGCGAACTGGCGGAGCGTAACCGGCCCTTCGACGCGGTGACGCTGGGCGAGTGGTTCGAGTCACAGGGCAAGGCCGAGCAGGTCGCCGGCGGTGCCTATCTGGTCGAACTCGCCAGCACCACGCCCTCGGCCGCCAACATCCGCGCCTATGCGGAAATCGTCCGCGACAAGGCGGTGCTGCGGCAGTTGATCGATGTCGGCACCGGCATCGTCAATGACGCCTTCCAGCCCGAGGGCCGCGAAAGCACCGAGCTGCTGGCCAAGGCCGAGCAGGAAGTCTTCGCCATCGCCGAAGCCGGTTCGCGCGGGCGTGCGGATTTCGTCGCGGTCAACGCGGCGATGAAGGAAGCGATGGAAGTGCTGCAGCAGCGCTTCGACAACGGTGGCAGCGTGACCGGCCTGCCGACCGGTTACACCGAGTTCGACGAGATGACCGCCGGCCTGCAGCCGACCGACCTGTTGATCCTTGCGGCGCGTCCTTCGATGGGCAAGACCACGCTGGCGATCAACATGGCCGAATACGCGGCGATGAAGACCAAGAAGGCGGTCGCGGTGTTCTCGATGGAAATGTCGGCCAGCCAGCTCGCGCTGCGCCTGATGTCGTCGGTGGGGCGCGTCAACGCGGGCAGGTTGCGCACCGGCCAGCTGGAAGACGAGGATTGGAGCCGCGTGTCGAGCGCCGTGCGCATCCTCAAGGACGTCAAGATCTTCATCGACGACACGCCGGCGCTTTCGCCCGACGTGCTGCGTTCCAAGTCGCGCCGCCTCAAGCGAGAGCACGACCTGGGCCTGATCGTCATCGACTACCTGCAGCTGATGGCCGTGCCCGGCAACAGCGAGAACCGCGCGACCGAGATCTCGGAGATCTCGCGCTCGCTCAAGGCGCTGGCCAAGGAACTCAACGTGCCGGTGATCGCGCTCTCGCAGCTCAACCGCTCGCTGGAACAGCGCCAGGACAAGCGCCCGGTTATGGCCGACCTGCGCGAATCGGGCGCCATCGAGCAGGACGCCGACGTCATCGTCTTCATCTACCGCGACGAGTACTACAACAAGGAAAATTCGCCGGACAAGGGCCTGGCCGAAGTCATCATCGGCAAGCAACGTAACGGCCCCACCGGCTCGTTCAAGCTGAAGTTCTTCGGCGAGTACACGCGCTTCGACAACCTCGCGCACGACAGCGTGGGCAGCTTCGAATAA
- the alr gene encoding alanine racemase, which translates to MSDPVQQRPTRIEIDLDAFAHNHAAIRAHVGVPVMGIVKANGYGHGLVPMARQLEKQGVEQIGVAFVEEGVALRRAGIRTPILVLGGIFGPQVGQYLDHDLEITVSSLDKLRQVEAAAEARGRRAVVHLKIDTGMERIGVHSYSAGPFIEAAAASTWCEIKGVYSHLACADDPASPMTMMQLERFLEACAHFERIGAPMPIRHLANSGGVLHFPETWLDMVRPGILLYGVLPDPASKPTVEVGPVLSLTSQVVYFKVIPAGATVSYGATWEASTQTRLVTVPIGYGDGWPRALSSRGEVLIRGRRYPVTGRICMDQFMVDVGAGSAYNEDEVVLIGRQGGETLSAEAVAARAGTIAYELLVGLNERIPRHYTGG; encoded by the coding sequence ATGAGCGATCCCGTCCAGCAACGCCCGACGCGCATCGAGATCGACCTCGATGCCTTCGCCCACAACCACGCGGCGATCCGCGCGCACGTCGGCGTGCCGGTGATGGGCATCGTCAAGGCCAACGGCTACGGCCACGGGCTGGTGCCGATGGCGCGGCAGCTGGAGAAGCAGGGCGTCGAGCAGATCGGCGTGGCCTTCGTGGAGGAGGGTGTGGCGCTGCGGCGCGCTGGCATCCGCACGCCGATCCTGGTGCTGGGTGGCATCTTCGGGCCGCAGGTCGGCCAGTACCTCGACCATGACCTTGAAATCACCGTGTCCTCGCTGGACAAGCTGCGGCAGGTCGAAGCGGCGGCTGAGGCGCGTGGGCGCCGGGCGGTGGTGCATCTCAAGATCGACACGGGGATGGAGCGCATCGGCGTCCACAGTTATTCGGCGGGGCCGTTCATCGAGGCCGCCGCCGCATCGACATGGTGCGAAATCAAGGGCGTCTATTCGCATCTGGCCTGCGCGGACGATCCGGCATCGCCGATGACGATGATGCAGCTTGAGCGTTTCCTCGAAGCCTGCGCGCACTTCGAGCGCATCGGCGCGCCGATGCCGATCCGCCACCTGGCCAATTCCGGTGGCGTGCTGCACTTCCCCGAGACCTGGCTCGACATGGTGCGGCCCGGCATCCTGCTGTACGGCGTCCTGCCTGACCCGGCCTCCAAACCCACGGTTGAAGTAGGCCCGGTGCTCTCGCTGACATCGCAGGTGGTGTATTTCAAGGTGATCCCGGCGGGGGCCACGGTGAGTTATGGCGCCACCTGGGAGGCGTCCACGCAGACGCGGCTGGTGACGGTGCCGATCGGTTATGGCGATGGCTGGCCGCGTGCGTTGTCGTCGCGCGGCGAGGTGCTGATCCGTGGCCGGCGCTACCCGGTGACCGGGCGCATCTGCATGGACCAATTCATGGTCGATGTCGGCGCTGGCAGTGCCTACAACGAGGACGAAGTGGTGCTGATCGGCCGGCAGGGCGGAGAAACCCTCAGCGCGGAAGCGGTCGCGGCGCGTGCCGGCACCATCGCCTACGAGTTGCTGGTCGGCCTCAACGAGCGCATCCCCCGGCACTACACAGGCGGTTGA
- a CDS encoding OmpA family protein, giving the protein MNAFTKTGIAAALATTMLAGCATYTGQTSDPNDPNRTQRGALIGAGIGAVAGLLSGKDATERRQRAMVGAGIGGLAGAGVGAYQDRQEAELRRQTAGTGVDVQRDGDVIKLNLPDGVTFDFNKTNVKPQFYSALNSIASTIKQYDQTIVEINGHTDNIGSLAANQKVSEERARSVGAYLAGQGVQSVRMETHGYNYQYPVADNSTDSGRALNRRVEIRLIPLRSGA; this is encoded by the coding sequence ATGAATGCATTCACCAAGACCGGCATCGCGGCTGCGCTGGCCACCACCATGCTGGCCGGCTGCGCCACCTACACCGGCCAGACCAGCGACCCGAACGACCCCAACCGCACGCAGCGTGGCGCCCTGATCGGTGCCGGTATCGGCGCGGTGGCCGGCCTGCTGTCCGGCAAGGACGCCACTGAGCGTCGCCAGCGCGCGATGGTCGGCGCAGGCATCGGCGGCCTTGCGGGCGCCGGCGTCGGTGCCTACCAGGATCGCCAGGAAGCCGAGCTGCGCCGCCAGACCGCCGGTACCGGCGTCGATGTGCAGCGCGATGGCGACGTCATCAAGCTCAACCTGCCGGACGGCGTCACCTTCGACTTCAACAAGACCAACGTGAAGCCGCAGTTCTATTCGGCGCTCAACAGCATCGCCAGCACGATCAAGCAGTACGACCAGACGATCGTCGAGATCAACGGCCATACCGACAACATCGGTTCGCTGGCCGCCAACCAGAAGGTGTCCGAGGAGCGTGCGCGTTCGGTCGGTGCCTATCTGGCCGGGCAGGGCGTGCAGTCGGTGCGCATGGAAACGCACGGTTACAACTATCAGTACCCAGTGGCCGACAACAGCACCGACAGCGGCCGTGCCTTGAACCGCCGCGTCGAGATCCGCCTGATCCCGCTGCGCAGCGGCGCCTGA
- a CDS encoding ABC transporter ATP-binding protein, translated as MLGWFERLINPFAPDDGRMPPQRIWAFYWHYLRQARWVLLGVCVVGFFVALIEVSLFDYVGKLIDLATQSASPRAFFAEHGHTLLWMAVVVVLFRPVATLLHALLVNQALVPSLTGRIRWQQHLYVSRQSLAFFQNDYAGRIANRIMQTGASLRESAVEIVDALWYVFIYTATALYLFAKADWRLMLPLLAWLVGYVLLMRFFVPRTKARSFAASEAKSKFMGRVVDGYTNIATLKLFPHREREHEYARESLQENIEKVRAMTRLTTGMDASMTMWNGLMIAGTTGIGMWLWSQGHITVGAVAFAAGLAIRISNMSGWIMWVINGVFENIGTVQDGMSTVAHPLTVVDAGDAKTLQVSHGEVMFDDIHFHYGKAGGVISGLDLRIAPGEKVGLVGPSGAGKTTLVNLLLRLYDLESGRILIDGQDIARVTQASLRAQIGVVTQDTALLHRSIRDNLLYGRPDATEAQLIAAVRDARADGFIPGLSDNEGHTGFDAQVGERGVKLSGGQRQRIAIARVLLKVAPILVLDEATSALDSEVEAAIQDSLDRLMEGKTVIAIAHRLSTIARMDRLVVMDKGRIVETGRHDELVAADGLYARLWKRQTGGFVALDDGATPGG; from the coding sequence ATGCTTGGCTGGTTTGAACGCCTGATCAACCCCTTCGCGCCGGACGATGGCCGGATGCCGCCGCAGCGCATCTGGGCGTTCTACTGGCACTACCTGCGGCAGGCGCGCTGGGTGCTGCTCGGCGTGTGCGTGGTCGGCTTCTTCGTCGCGCTGATCGAGGTGTCGCTGTTCGACTACGTCGGCAAGCTCATCGACCTGGCCACGCAGTCGGCCAGTCCGCGTGCGTTCTTCGCCGAACACGGCCACACCCTGCTGTGGATGGCGGTGGTGGTGGTGCTGTTCCGTCCGGTGGCGACGCTGCTGCATGCGCTGCTGGTGAACCAGGCGCTGGTGCCGAGCCTGACCGGGCGCATCCGCTGGCAGCAGCATCTGTACGTGTCGCGGCAGAGCCTCGCGTTCTTTCAGAACGACTACGCCGGGCGCATCGCCAACCGGATCATGCAGACCGGCGCCAGCCTGCGCGAATCGGCGGTGGAGATCGTTGACGCGCTCTGGTACGTCTTCATCTACACCGCCACCGCGCTCTACCTGTTCGCCAAGGCCGATTGGCGGCTGATGCTGCCGCTGCTCGCATGGCTGGTCGGCTACGTGCTGCTGATGCGCTTCTTCGTGCCGCGTACCAAGGCGCGCTCCTTCGCCGCATCCGAAGCCAAGTCGAAGTTCATGGGCCGCGTGGTGGACGGCTACACCAACATCGCCACCCTCAAGCTGTTCCCGCACCGCGAGCGTGAGCATGAGTACGCCCGCGAATCGCTGCAGGAGAACATCGAAAAAGTGCGCGCCATGACCCGGCTGACCACCGGCATGGACGCCTCGATGACGATGTGGAACGGCCTGATGATCGCCGGCACCACCGGTATCGGCATGTGGCTGTGGTCGCAGGGGCACATCACGGTGGGCGCGGTGGCGTTCGCGGCCGGCCTGGCGATACGCATCAGCAACATGTCGGGCTGGATCATGTGGGTGATCAACGGCGTGTTCGAGAACATCGGCACCGTGCAGGACGGCATGAGCACGGTGGCGCATCCGCTGACCGTGGTGGATGCCGGGGATGCGAAGACGTTGCAGGTCAGCCATGGCGAAGTGATGTTCGATGACATCCACTTCCATTACGGCAAGGCGGGTGGGGTGATCTCGGGGCTCGACCTGCGCATCGCGCCGGGCGAGAAGGTGGGCCTGGTCGGCCCCAGTGGCGCCGGCAAGACCACGCTGGTCAACCTGCTGTTGCGCCTGTACGACCTGGAATCCGGGCGCATCCTGATCGACGGACAGGACATCGCGCGGGTCACGCAGGCCTCGCTGCGGGCACAGATCGGCGTCGTGACGCAGGACACCGCGCTGCTGCATCGCTCGATCCGCGACAACCTGCTGTACGGGCGGCCGGATGCCACGGAAGCGCAGCTCATAGCTGCCGTGCGTGACGCGCGTGCCGATGGCTTCATCCCGGGACTGAGCGACAACGAAGGCCACACCGGCTTCGATGCGCAGGTCGGCGAGCGCGGCGTGAAGCTGTCGGGTGGCCAGCGCCAGCGCATCGCGATCGCGCGGGTGCTGCTGAAGGTCGCGCCGATCCTGGTGCTGGACGAAGCGACATCCGCCCTCGATTCCGAGGTGGAAGCGGCGATCCAGGACAGCCTGGACCGGTTGATGGAAGGCAAGACCGTCATCGCCATCGCGCACCGGCTCTCGACCATCGCGCGGATGGACCGGCTGGTGGTGATGGACAAGGGGCGCATCGTCGAAACCGGGCGGCACGACGAGCTGGTCGCCGCCGACGGCCTCTACGCGCGGCTGTGGAAGCGGCAGACCGGCGGATTCGTCGCGCTGGACGATGGCGCGACGCCGGGCGGCTGA
- the smpB gene encoding SsrA-binding protein SmpB, whose protein sequence is MSKAANNKTAKDTAKNPTIALNRRAKHEYHLEQRFEAGLALQGWELKAIRAGRANIGESYAMVNSGEVFLFGAQITPLIQASSHVVTNDRRNRKLLLHRREIDTLIGRVERDGYTIIPTALYWKGNKVKVEIALAKGKQAHDKRAANKERDWNREKQQVMRRHNKFA, encoded by the coding sequence ATGAGCAAGGCCGCAAACAACAAGACCGCGAAGGATACGGCAAAGAATCCCACCATCGCCCTCAACCGGCGGGCGAAGCACGAGTACCACCTGGAGCAGCGCTTCGAGGCCGGTCTGGCGCTGCAGGGATGGGAGCTGAAGGCGATCCGCGCCGGCCGCGCCAACATCGGCGAGAGCTACGCGATGGTCAACAGCGGCGAGGTATTCCTGTTCGGCGCGCAGATCACGCCGCTGATCCAGGCGTCCAGCCACGTGGTCACCAACGACCGCCGCAACCGCAAGCTGCTGCTGCACCGCCGTGAGATCGACACGCTCATCGGCCGCGTGGAGCGCGATGGCTACACCATCATCCCCACCGCGCTCTACTGGAAGGGCAACAAGGTCAAGGTGGAAATCGCGCTGGCCAAGGGCAAGCAGGCGCACGACAAGCGCGCCGCCAACAAGGAACGCGACTGGAACCGCGAGAAGCAGCAGGTCATGCGCCGCCACAACAAGTTCGCCTGA
- a CDS encoding type II toxin-antitoxin system RatA family toxin produces MYALVADVEAYPRRFNWCQSATVLERGEQMMKARLDLQLAGFKTWFVTENTLVPGRSMDMQLAEGPFKKLQGRWEFKPLSDEASKVSLLLEFEPASSLLAPVIRLGLQGLADRMVDDFVRTARAEAA; encoded by the coding sequence ATGTACGCGCTGGTGGCCGATGTCGAGGCCTATCCCCGGCGTTTCAACTGGTGCCAGTCGGCGACCGTGCTGGAACGGGGCGAGCAGATGATGAAGGCGCGCCTGGACCTGCAGCTGGCCGGCTTCAAGACCTGGTTCGTTACCGAGAACACGCTGGTGCCGGGCCGCTCAATGGACATGCAGCTGGCCGAAGGCCCCTTCAAGAAGCTGCAAGGACGCTGGGAATTCAAGCCTTTGTCCGATGAGGCGAGCAAGGTCTCGCTGCTGCTGGAATTCGAACCCGCCTCCAGCCTGCTGGCGCCGGTGATCCGGCTGGGCCTGCAGGGGTTGGCCGATCGCATGGTCGATGACTTCGTCCGGACCGCCCGCGCCGAAGCCGCCTGA
- a CDS encoding RnfH family protein, giving the protein MKVEVIAAWPDRFETRTIELPDDSTATQACSASGLAEGYPLAGFAVFGRRVGEDAVLHEGDRLELLRAMAIDPKEARRRRAETAKALKQKAR; this is encoded by the coding sequence ATGAAGGTGGAAGTCATTGCCGCGTGGCCGGATCGCTTCGAAACCCGCACGATTGAACTGCCCGACGACAGCACCGCAACCCAAGCCTGCTCCGCCTCCGGCCTAGCCGAAGGCTATCCGCTGGCCGGCTTCGCGGTGTTCGGACGCAGGGTGGGGGAGGATGCAGTCCTCCACGAGGGCGACCGGCTGGAACTGCTGCGCGCCATGGCCATCGACCCGAAAGAAGCGCGACGCCGACGCGCGGAAACCGCGAAGGCCCTCAAGCAAAAAGCCCGCTGA
- a CDS encoding outer membrane protein assembly factor BamE produces the protein MRKSLLILALAATTAGCGIVYRQPIYQGNLIEPSAVEQLQVGMSKQQVSAMLGTPSIEDPFHHDRWDYTSSQRRGRTAKAEVKNFVVYFENEAVTRWEGDYFPSQDAELARRSLRDFGPNLRKDKKKGR, from the coding sequence ATGCGCAAATCCCTGCTGATCCTCGCCCTGGCCGCCACCACCGCCGGCTGCGGCATCGTCTATCGCCAGCCGATCTACCAGGGCAACCTGATCGAGCCCTCGGCCGTCGAGCAGCTGCAGGTCGGCATGAGCAAGCAGCAGGTGTCGGCGATGCTCGGCACGCCCTCCATCGAAGATCCCTTCCACCACGACCGCTGGGACTACACCAGCAGCCAGCGTCGCGGCCGTACCGCCAAGGCCGAGGTCAAGAATTTCGTGGTGTATTTCGAAAACGAGGCGGTGACCCGCTGGGAAGGCGACTACTTCCCCAGCCAGGACGCCGAACTGGCGCGCCGTTCGCTGCGTGACTTCGGTCCCAACCTGCGCAAGGACAAGAAGAAGGGCCGCTGA
- the fur gene encoding ferric iron uptake transcriptional regulator yields the protein MDNDDLRNAGLKVTHPRVRILNLLEQNKARHVTAEDIYRQLLADNEDIGLATIYRVLTQFEAAGLVLKHHFEGGQAVYELDRGDHHDHMVDLDTGKIIEFESPEIEKLQREIAERHGYIIEEHALVMYVRKKR from the coding sequence ATGGACAACGACGATCTCCGCAACGCCGGCCTCAAGGTCACCCACCCGCGCGTGCGCATCCTGAATCTGCTGGAGCAGAACAAGGCGCGCCATGTCACCGCCGAAGACATCTACCGGCAGCTGCTGGCGGACAACGAGGACATCGGCCTGGCCACCATCTACCGCGTGCTGACCCAGTTCGAGGCGGCCGGCCTGGTGCTCAAGCATCATTTCGAAGGCGGGCAGGCGGTCTACGAGCTCGACCGCGGCGACCACCACGACCACATGGTCGACCTGGACACCGGCAAGATCATCGAATTCGAAAGCCCGGAGATCGAGAAGCTGCAGCGCGAGATCGCCGAGCGCCACGGCTACATCATCGAAGAGCACGCGCTGGTCATGTACGTGCGCAAGAAGCGCTGA